Genomic window (Acomys russatus chromosome 2, mAcoRus1.1, whole genome shotgun sequence):
cacaggccagactggcctggaactctcaatcTTCCTACCCAGTCTTTTGAGTATTGAATTAGCAgacgtgcactaccatgcccgaaTACATATGCCTAACTATATATTCAATGAGTGGAAATTAATCTTGTCCAAAGCTTTTCGTATTCTGTTAGTCCAGCCCTGTCTGTGGGTGTTAAGACTGCTTCCTTCTCTTGCCCCTGAGCCAGTAGCCTGGCGGGCAGAGGGAAGAGACTGGGATGGGGCCAGGATGGGCCACACTGCCCCTAACTTCTCCTCCCCTTTAGGCCTCAAGACCGGCGGTGGTACGTCAGGTGGCTCCAGTGGCGCCTTTCACTACACCTTTCATGGGGACCCTCATGCCacctttgcttccttctttgGTGGCTCCAACCCCTTCGATATCTTCTTTGCCAGCAGCCGCTCCACTCGGCCCTTCAGTGGCTTTGATCCAGATGACATGGATGTGGATGAAGATGAGGACCCATTTGGTGCCTTTGGCCGCTTTGGCTTCAATGGGCTGAGTAGGGGTCCACGGCGAGCCCCAGAACCGCTGTACCCCCGACGCAAGGTACAGGACCCCCCTGTGGTGCATGAGCTGCGGGTGTCCCTGGAGGAGATCTACCATGGCTCTACCAAACGCATGAAGATCACAAGGCGGCGCCTTAACCCTGATGGGCGAACTGTGCGCACTGAGGACAAAATCCTGCACATCGTCATCAAACGTGGCTGGAAGGAAGGTACCAAGATCACCTTCCCCAAAGAAGGGGATGCCACACCTGACAACATCCCAGCCGACATTGTCTTTGTGCTCAAAGACAAGCCTCATGCACACTTCCGCCGAGATGGCACCAATGTGCTCTACAGTGCACTGATCAGCCTCAAGGAGGTGgggcatgtgcgtgtgtgtgttcgcatgtgtgcatgtgtgtgcatgcatggtgtgtctgtctgtctgtctgtctgtctgtctgtctgtctgtctgtctctgttggaGGGTGATAGGAAGcatttccctcctttcctttctggcACATTCTTTTCCCATGTAAATCgttttcctccctctccactgTGCCTACTTTTTGCTCACTCTGCCTTATTCCCCCCAGGCGCTGTGTGGCTGCACCGTGAACATTCCCACCATTGATGGCCGAGTGATCCCTTTACCCTGCAATGATGTTATCAAGCCGGGCACCGTGAAGAGACTCCGCGGGGAGGGTCTTCCCTTCCCCAAGGTGCCCACTCAGAGGGGAGACCTCATTGTTGAGTTCAAAGTTCGATTCCCAGATAGATTAACACCACAGACACGGCAGATCCTTAAGCAGCATCTACCCTGCTCCTAGGCTCCGCCCTGGCCAGTCTGGAGCCTACCACAGCAATACCCCCACACTCACCCCAACTCATGTGGACCCAGCTGGATGTCCACCGGACACTGGCAAATGCAAAAATGCATTtctaaaatgcaaacaaaaaaagaaaaaagaaaaaagaaaaaaaagaaa
Coding sequences:
- the Dnajb5 gene encoding dnaJ homolog subfamily B member 5 isoform X1, which translates into the protein MFKRTVLSCPPPAAPPLQARGAFRSFPHFWGEDFLASLMFKIQLEPLKLRAWTLNGFVKFRNKEPSTGPVAVMGKDYYKILGIPSGANEDEIKKAYRKMALKYHPDKNKEPNAEEKFKEIAEAYDVLSDPKKRSLYDQYGEEGLKTGGGTSGGSSGAFHYTFHGDPHATFASFFGGSNPFDIFFASSRSTRPFSGFDPDDMDVDEDEDPFGAFGRFGFNGLSRGPRRAPEPLYPRRKVQDPPVVHELRVSLEEIYHGSTKRMKITRRRLNPDGRTVRTEDKILHIVIKRGWKEGTKITFPKEGDATPDNIPADIVFVLKDKPHAHFRRDGTNVLYSALISLKEALCGCTVNIPTIDGRVIPLPCNDVIKPGTVKRLRGEGLPFPKVPTQRGDLIVEFKVRFPDRLTPQTRQILKQHLPCS
- the Dnajb5 gene encoding dnaJ homolog subfamily B member 5 isoform X3, with the translated sequence MFKIQLEPLKLRAWTLNGFVKFRNKEPSTGPVAVMGKDYYKILGIPSGANEDEIKKAYRKMALKYHPDKNKEPNAEEKFKEIAEAYDVLSDPKKRSLYDQYGEEGLKTGGGTSGGSSGAFHYTFHGDPHATFASFFGGSNPFDIFFASSRSTRPFSGFDPDDMDVDEDEDPFGAFGRFGFNGLSRGPRRAPEPLYPRRKVQDPPVVHELRVSLEEIYHGSTKRMKITRRRLNPDGRTVRTEDKILHIVIKRGWKEGTKITFPKEGDATPDNIPADIVFVLKDKPHAHFRRDGTNVLYSALISLKEALCGCTVNIPTIDGRVIPLPCNDVIKPGTVKRLRGEGLPFPKVPTQRGDLIVEFKVRFPDRLTPQTRQILKQHLPCS
- the Dnajb5 gene encoding dnaJ homolog subfamily B member 5 isoform X2 is translated as MGKDYYKILGIPSGANEDEIKKAYRKMALKYHPDKNKEPNAEEKFKEIAEAYDVLSDPKKRSLYDQYGEEGLKTGGGTSGGSSGAFHYTFHGDPHATFASFFGGSNPFDIFFASSRSTRPFSGFDPDDMDVDEDEDPFGAFGRFGFNGLSRGPRRAPEPLYPRRKVQDPPVVHELRVSLEEIYHGSTKRMKITRRRLNPDGRTVRTEDKILHIVIKRGWKEGTKITFPKEGDATPDNIPADIVFVLKDKPHAHFRRDGTNVLYSALISLKEALCGCTVNIPTIDGRVIPLPCNDVIKPGTVKRLRGEGLPFPKVPTQRGDLIVEFKVRFPDRLTPQTRQILKQHLPCS